gcctccgtctatggcaagcatcctcagaggtagtgaggatgctctgaggatgcttgccatagatgcaggcgaaacgtcaggagaaaaattgcctccagaacatggccatatagcccgggaaaacctacaacaacccaactttagtATTCACAGCAAAACAAAGCCAGGATTTGTTTGAGTGGTCTAGACTTGAGGAGGAAGCAACTAGTACTACACATTGCAGAGAGTGAGATGCTGGAAAGCATTCATTTCTAGAACTCTTGATTTCTGCATTGGTCGCTTTGCCTGGCCATTTTCTTTGGTTGCCTAAACTGTCATTCTAAGTGCTCAGCAGGAGCTTTAAATTACTACAATGACTGAAGGAACATTTCATTTGAAGAAGGACAAAATATATATTGGACACAATGTCTGTGTTCCCACACCCTGATGCTACCTTAGTCCAAAAGCTTGCTCTGTATTTTTAATGAGAGCAATTGACTTGGTGTCAACAGGTCACCTATAAATGGTCATGTTGACTGTAATGTATCTCCAGCAGTGTGCTAAGATAGATGGAACTAGAGGAAAACTAgagggtggccaggaaatcagaagacgcttacttcttgggaggagagcaatgtccagtctcgataaaatcgtaaagagtagagacatcagactggaaacaaagatccgcctagtcaaagccatggtattccctgtagtaacctacggatgtgagagctggaccttagggaaggctgagcgaaggaagattgatgcttttgagttgtggtgttggaggaaagttctgagagtgccttggactgcaagaagatccaaccagtccatcctccaggaaataaagcccgactgctcattggagggaaggatactagagacaaagttgaagtactttggccacatcatgaggagacagcaaagcctggagaagacaattatgctggggaagatggaaggtaaaaggaagaggggccgaccaagggcaagttggatggatggcatccttgaagtgactggactgaccttgaaggagctggggctgatgacggccgacagggagctctggcgtgggctggtccatgaggtcacgaagagtcggagacgactgaacgtatgaacaacaacaacagaggaaaagaaagagatagggaaggaggaagaagacaaaTGTTGACAGCAGAATTGGAGTAAGTGGggagaaggaggtagagaagctGAGCAAATGGAAAGGAAGGTAGGCAAGGGAGAAGATGTAATCAGATGTGAAGAGCAAcagaagaggggaagggaaagaaaagatgttGGATTGGGGAAGGGAGATGGGAAAGAAGTAatggggaggaaaagagaggagctggggaaggagaagagggataaCAAAATGATTTGAATGACATGGCAGCCATAATGACAACACCTAGTCTTGCAACAGTAAGGAGTGTTACAAGTGTTGTCAAGATGTAATGCAGTCAAAAGAAGAGTGGGAGCAAGACCtaaatatagtaaaggtaaaggtttccccttgacattggtTGATtccaactgggggggggggtgcttatctcaatttctagccgaagagccggtgttgtccatagatgcctcctaggtcatgtggctggcatgactgcatagagagctgttaccttcctgccaaagtggtacctatttactcacatgtgtatgttttcaaactgctaggttggcagaagctggggctaatgatgggagctcaccctgtcctgcggcttcaaactgctgaccttccagtcagcaagttctacaccttagcagtttaacctgctatgccccCGTGGTCAGGGCACAGTGGTCAGGGCAcctagatgtagatagatagatagatagatagatagatagatagatattaaaaTGGACAGTAGGAAACAAACTGAGGTAAATTCATATGCTTTCTCTCCCTTCAAAGATTAAAAGACCCAGTCTTCATTTAGTCTAGCATCCTACTTTTACTTTTCTTTTAGTTGACCTTTTGTTATCAATAGATCAAAATATGTTCACTGTTGCTTGCCCTCAGCATCTGggaatcagaaaaaaaatcttctacTGTTGTGGATAGTGCTTCTTCCTTATTCTGATTCTATTCCAAAGAGCTCTAGGTTGTGTCATTTATATATTTTCTCCTCTAACCTTCCAATGAATGTTGCAAGGCTAAAAGACCTTGGCTAAGCCAAGACCACCCTGTGAACTTTCTAAATGATATTTCAAATTGGGTTTCCCCCTGTTGAATACGCAAATGGCTACACAATAAGTGGCTCTGGATAACCATAATAAAGCCTATTCCCCATGAATTTATTCTGCATTTTTGTTTTTCACAAAAATGGACGCGCGGTGGCTTATTTGAGGGGGCAAGAAAACTAGATTTTCACTCTGTCCAGTTTTCTCAGAGATTTTATTACCTGAAGTTCAGGACACTTTATTTGCTCTTGTTCATCTCTCTACAGATCGCTGCCCAGTCATCATGTCAGTCAGCGTCCATGAGAACCGTAAATCCCGGACCAGTACTGGTTCTATGAACATCCTGCTGTTCCATAAAGCTTCCCATCCAGATTGTGTCCTCTCACATCTCAACACCATGAGAAAGCATTGCACATTCACTGATGTCACCCTCTGGGCTGGGAACAAGTCCTTTCCCTGTCACCGAGCTGTGCTTGCTGCCTCCAGTCGATATTTTGAAGCCATGTTCAGCAACGGCCTTCGTGAGAGCCTCGGAGATGAAGTGAATTTCCATGACAGCTTGCACCCAGAAGTGTTGGAGTTGCTACTTGACTATGCTTACTCATCGAAGATCATCATCAATGAGGAGAATGCTGAGTCTCTCCTTGAAGCTGGTGACATGTTGCAGTTCCACGACGTCCGTGACGCAGCCGCTGAGTTCCTGGAGAAGAACTTGTACCCTTCCAACTGCTTGGGCATGATGGTCCTCTCTGATGCTCACCAGTGCAAGAGGCTCTATGAGCTCTCTTGGAGGATGTGTCTGGTCAACTTTGAGACAGTCCATAGGAGTGAAGACTTCAACAGTCTCTCCAAGGATACCCTGGTGGACTTAATTTCCAGCGATGAGTTGGAGATTGAGGATGAGGAGAAGGTCTTCAAGGCAGTCATCCAGTGGGTGAAATATGATTTGGACAAGCGAAAGACTTTTCTTCCAGAGCTGTTGAAGAATGTGCGCCTGGCCTTGCTGCCCTCTGAATGTCTCAAGGAAGCCATGACCTATGAGGAGCTGATCACTGCTGAGGATCAAAACAAGCAGATCATGGACGAGGCTCTTTGGTGCAAAAAGAAAATCCTCCAGAATGACGGGGTGGTCATGAGTCCTTGTGCCAAGCCTCGCAAAGCTGGGCATACGTTGCTCATTTTAGGGGGACAGACGTTCATGTGTGACAAAGTTTACCAGGTAGACCACAAGGCAAAAGAGATCATCCCCAAAGCAGACCTGCCTAGCCCTAGAAAGGAGTTCAGCGCATGTGCCATTGGCTGCAAAGTCTACATTACTGGAGGGAGAGGCTCAGAAAATGGGGTGTCCAAGGATGTCTGGGTTTATGACACAGTTAATGAGGAGTGGTCCAAAGCTGCCCCCATGCTTATAGCCCGATTTGGACATGGTTCAGCTGAACTGGAAAACTGCCTCTATGTAGTTGGTGGGCACACTGCAGTGGCCGGGGTCTTCCCGGCCTCTCCCTCTGTTTCATTGAAGCAGGTGGAGAAGTATGATCCGGTTGTCAACAAATGGACCATGGTGGCCCCTCTACGGGATGGTGTCAGCAACGCTGCAGTTGTAAGTGCAAGACTGAAGCTCTACGTCTTTGGAGGAACCAGCATTCACCGGGATATGGTGTCCAAAGTCCAGTGCTACGATCCGTTGGATAATCGGTGGACCATCAAAGCACAGTGTCCCCAACCTTGGCGCTACACGGCAGCCGCTGTTCTAGGCAGCCAGATTTTTATCATGGGTGGAGACACAGAGTACACGGCAGCCTCTGCCTACCGTTTTGATTGTGAAACAGATCAGTGGACACGAATCGGAGACATGACAGCCAAACGGATGTCCTGCCATGCATTGGCTTCAGGGAACAAGCTTTATGTGGTAGGCGGTTACTTTGGGACGCAGAGATGCAAAACACTGGACTGTTACGACCCTACCTCAGATACCTGGAACTGTATCACCACTGTACCTTACTCCCTCATCCCTACAGCTTTCGTAAGCACATGGAAACACTTACCAGCCTGACagggttgtgtgtttgtttgttgacAACTGAGGAGCTGAAGGAGGTAAGATCCCTCAAGGGAGGCTTCTATTGATGCATTCACCACTTTCATGCATGATCCTTTTAGGTGGAGACGTCGTCATCTTGAAAAATAGAGAACAATCTGAGAAACCTGCAAAGATCTGTATTATTGTGCCTCTTTTTGCGAATTGTTCCCTAACTATTTCAACCTTTCATCTGATTCTTTGGGGGTTTTCCCCTCTAAAAAAAATACTTCAATTTGTCAATGCCGTAAGTTGCAAATATACAATGAAGCAATTAATCTGCACCAAAAAAAGGCTGTGCTCAAAACAAGTGCCATTTAAATGAAAATATACACAAAGCTTAAAAATGTGTAGGAAAAAAGGCTTGCTACTTATCTGAACAGTTTATTAGTTATATTGCAGGAAAAAGCAGGatctgaaagaaaacaaaagttgGATTGTTTCTTGCAGTGCCAGTTTATTGATACACCTTTCAGTAACATTCAATTTAAATTCTGAATCCCTGACAGGAATGCTCTGTGACACATATTTATTGCACTGGCAGTAATTCTGTGGATTAAGTGTGATTAACAGCTTTAGCATAAAAACCCAGCTAATCTCTCCAAGCACATCTCTCTGCCCTGCTTTTCTGTACCTTAACTGACCAATGACCCATAAAAATGAGATTCGGCTTATATTTGCtcacttccttgcttccttcttacCCTTTATTTTGATTAGCTCCAGTAGTCCCTTccatttacatacataaataaaaatgtaatgtttgtttgtgggattaacataactcaaaaaccactggacgaattgacaccaaatttggacacaatacacctatcaggccaacaagtgaccatcactcttaaaaacactgaaaaacacagcagaagggacctaaaaagccaaaaataaaaaaattacaatgcatgcacaaaatcacatatacacacaaacacacatatttacacacttttacacaaatatacacacacacatatgcatatatacacacacaaaacacatctaactgggccacagcaacgcatggcagggaatggctagtatgtgtgtgtgtgtgtacacacacacacacacttaaggaTATTTTTCtatcaaataatccacaatcTAGGACTTTTAATGTCAGGCTTCTACCattcagggagagtgcagatgagctccctctctcagctccagctccccatgcggggacatgagagaagtctcccacaaggatggtaaaacatcaaaacatccaggcatcccctaggcaacatccttgcagatgaccaattctctcacaccagaagcaacttgaagtttctcaagtcgctcctgacacatacacaagAAATAATGAAGTAGCTTAGCAAGATGCTTGAGAGATGAGGCATTTGGGTCTTGGAATGGTTTTTTCAGTGGGAAAGCTGACCTTGTGAGAGAAACAAAAGTTGTTTCAGTCTCAACCACATCCATGGATAAAAGGTTTCGCTCTGTGACATTAGAGAAAGTAATCCAATCACATCAGAAGAGGAGCcaaaccagttttcaaatttggccTCACAATTGTTTTTCTTTCAAGAGTGTGTTGTGTTTGTTGATTAGTTTGAAACTACAAGTGGATTATCTCACATACAGTCAGCCTGGGCTTAGTTCAGTGAATATATTAACACTTGGTTTAATTATACGGCTGGTGTGTCCTGCCTAGTAGACATatgaaggtaaaagtaaaggttttcccctgacattaagtccagtcgtgtccaactctgggggttggtgctcaactccatttctaagctgaagagccggcgttgtccgtggacatctccaaggtcatgtggctggcatgactgcatggagggccattaccttccccccagagcagtacctattgatctactcacatttgcatgttttcgaattgctaggctggcagaagctgaggctgacagcggaagcccatgccgctccccagattcgaacctgcaactttttgggcaacaagttcagcagctcagcgattgaacccactgcaccactggggctccttacacAGCTTCATGATGCACTTAACATGCGACTGTTAGTAGTTAACAATACATACATCACAACTATTTCATAAGGTGATGTAAGCAATCTTGGTaatacagcaggttaaaccgctagcaGCAG
This genomic window from Anolis sagrei isolate rAnoSag1 chromosome 9, rAnoSag1.mat, whole genome shotgun sequence contains:
- the KLHL25 gene encoding kelch-like protein 25; its protein translation is MSVSVHENRKSRTSTGSMNILLFHKASHPDCVLSHLNTMRKHCTFTDVTLWAGNKSFPCHRAVLAASSRYFEAMFSNGLRESLGDEVNFHDSLHPEVLELLLDYAYSSKIIINEENAESLLEAGDMLQFHDVRDAAAEFLEKNLYPSNCLGMMVLSDAHQCKRLYELSWRMCLVNFETVHRSEDFNSLSKDTLVDLISSDELEIEDEEKVFKAVIQWVKYDLDKRKTFLPELLKNVRLALLPSECLKEAMTYEELITAEDQNKQIMDEALWCKKKILQNDGVVMSPCAKPRKAGHTLLILGGQTFMCDKVYQVDHKAKEIIPKADLPSPRKEFSACAIGCKVYITGGRGSENGVSKDVWVYDTVNEEWSKAAPMLIARFGHGSAELENCLYVVGGHTAVAGVFPASPSVSLKQVEKYDPVVNKWTMVAPLRDGVSNAAVVSARLKLYVFGGTSIHRDMVSKVQCYDPLDNRWTIKAQCPQPWRYTAAAVLGSQIFIMGGDTEYTAASAYRFDCETDQWTRIGDMTAKRMSCHALASGNKLYVVGGYFGTQRCKTLDCYDPTSDTWNCITTVPYSLIPTAFVSTWKHLPA